Proteins from one Triticum aestivum cultivar Chinese Spring chromosome 7A, IWGSC CS RefSeq v2.1, whole genome shotgun sequence genomic window:
- the LOC123152550 gene encoding uncharacterized protein: MVVVGGGGGNAWAKEMTLRRRMSSIFNKTREHFPSLKDYNDYLEEVEDMTFNLIEGIDVEAIEARIARYQQENAEQIYLSRAKRAEDLAVALKASRMVTVKAGPTDTAAGTSQGISGGAGVQGQYAPAAVPGGLNQPRPTGNAPQPIGGSSDPLHGYDEETMRLRAERGARAGGWTAELGRRRALEEAFNSIFV, encoded by the exons atggtggtggtggggggcggcggcgggaATGCGTGGGCCAAGGAGATGACCCTCCGCCGGAGGATGTCCAGCAT ATTCAACAAGACGCGGGAGCACTTCCCGTCGCTGAAAGACTACAACGATTACCTGGAGGAGGTGGAGGATATGA CATTCAACCTGATCGAAGGAATCGACGTGGAGGCGATCGAGGCGAGGATTGCCAGGTATCAGCAGGAGAATGCTGAGCAGATATACTTGTCGCGAGCTAAGAGG GCTGAAGATCTTGCCGTGGCGCTTAAAGCGAGCAGAATGGTCACTGTAAAGGCTGGCCCCACTGATACG GCGGCTGGAACCTCCCAGGGTATTAGTGGTGGAGCAGGAGTTCAAGGCCAGTATGCACCTGCCGCGGTTCCTGGTGGGTTGAATCAGCCTCGTCCGACAGGAAACGCTCCGCAGCCAATCGGTGGTTCATCCGATCCTCTACATGGATATGATGAGGAGACCATGCGACTACGTGCGGAGAGAGGAGCTCGGGCAGGTGGTTGGACTGCTGA